The following are encoded in a window of Haloarcula halophila genomic DNA:
- a CDS encoding DUF7091 family protein, translated as MADSDDDRIARFISNTLRSAGQQLSEAKRAYSDGKRAALAGLPRDEDGRARIVCRRHADRRAVSLDPQARPDCFDADHPDCQGCVEDIRDGAVETW; from the coding sequence ATGGCCGACAGTGACGACGACCGGATCGCGCGCTTTATCAGCAACACGCTCCGGTCGGCCGGCCAACAACTCTCGGAGGCCAAGCGGGCATACAGCGACGGGAAGCGGGCCGCACTGGCCGGGTTGCCCCGCGACGAGGACGGCCGGGCGCGGATCGTCTGTCGACGCCACGCCGACCGGCGGGCCGTCTCGCTGGACCCACAGGCCCGCCCGGACTGTTTCGACGCCGATCACCCCGACTGCCAGGGCTGTGTCGAGGACATCCGTGACGGGGCCGTCGAGACGTGGTGA
- a CDS encoding replication factor A (Replication protein A protects and stabilize the intermediate ssDNA that is generated by the unwinding action of a DNA helicase at the replication fork. In addition, SSBs prevent the formation of secondary structures by single-stranded template DNA.) — MTATDLRTQAEEIHEQFSDQLDLDVEDIVERLDTLVNDYQVPISEARRSVVNTYLDEAGMDRDQLASGGGNEQVQVADVDAPEEWVDMRVTLVELWEPRADAVAQVGLLGDETGTIKFTKWSKSDLPELSEGTSYALRNVVTDEYQGRFSVKLNRTTTIEELDEEIEVGDDSVEVEGALVDIQSGSGLIKRCPEDDCTRVLQNGRCSEHGEVEGEFDLRIKGVLDDGEEVTEVIFDEDATEKLTGITLEEAKEMAMDALDTTVVADEMREGILGRYYRVTGPTFGRYVLADDHERLTGSVDADEVLIKARSI, encoded by the coding sequence ATGACTGCAACAGATTTGCGTACCCAAGCCGAAGAGATACACGAGCAGTTCTCCGACCAGTTGGACCTCGACGTCGAGGATATCGTCGAGCGACTCGACACGCTCGTCAACGACTACCAGGTCCCGATCAGTGAGGCCCGCCGGAGCGTCGTCAACACGTACTTGGACGAGGCCGGCATGGACCGGGACCAACTCGCCAGCGGCGGCGGCAACGAACAGGTTCAGGTGGCCGACGTCGACGCCCCCGAGGAGTGGGTCGACATGCGTGTCACCCTCGTCGAACTGTGGGAACCCCGTGCCGACGCCGTCGCCCAGGTCGGGTTGCTCGGCGACGAGACGGGCACGATCAAGTTCACGAAGTGGTCGAAATCCGACCTCCCCGAACTCTCCGAAGGGACCTCCTACGCCCTGCGGAACGTCGTCACCGACGAATACCAGGGCCGGTTCTCGGTGAAGCTCAACCGCACGACCACGATCGAGGAACTCGACGAGGAGATCGAGGTCGGCGACGACAGTGTCGAGGTCGAGGGCGCGCTGGTCGACATCCAGTCGGGCTCCGGGCTGATCAAACGCTGCCCCGAGGACGACTGTACCCGCGTCCTCCAGAACGGCCGCTGTAGCGAACACGGCGAAGTCGAAGGCGAGTTCGATCTCCGCATCAAGGGCGTCTTAGACGACGGCGAGGAGGTCACCGAGGTCATCTTCGACGAGGACGCCACGGAGAAACTCACCGGCATCACCCTCGAAGAAGCCAAGGAGATGGCCATGGACGCGCTCGATACCACCGTCGTGGCCGACGAGATGCGCGAGGGCATCCTCGGACGCTACTACCGGGTGACCGGGCCGACGTTCGGCCGCTACGTCCTGGCCGACGACCACGAACGGCTCACCGGCTCAGTGGATGCGGACGAAGTCCTCATCAAAGCGAGGTCGATCTAG
- a CDS encoding RPA family protein — MASTPTREVARRVFAREFNDASYTFKESDDDRAPVYVLLPTGQRANRVFLVGTLTETEDVGEDSEYWQGRVVDPNGDTFFMYAGQYQPDAASMLRELEPPAYVAVVGKPRTYETDEGDVNVSVRPESISEVDEATRDRWVAETAQRTIDRIQRFTEADPDDPGTDEYVAMAHEEYGDDVEPYRQSVVGALESMQDEQAEASAD; from the coding sequence ATGGCGAGTACACCCACCCGCGAAGTCGCCCGCCGCGTCTTCGCCCGCGAGTTCAACGATGCGAGCTACACGTTCAAGGAGTCCGACGACGACCGTGCCCCGGTGTACGTCCTCTTGCCGACCGGCCAGCGCGCCAACCGCGTGTTCCTGGTCGGGACGCTGACCGAGACCGAGGACGTCGGTGAGGACAGCGAGTACTGGCAGGGTCGGGTCGTCGACCCCAACGGCGACACGTTCTTCATGTACGCCGGCCAGTACCAGCCCGACGCCGCGTCGATGCTCCGGGAACTCGAACCGCCTGCCTACGTCGCCGTCGTCGGTAAGCCACGGACCTACGAGACCGACGAGGGCGACGTAAACGTCTCCGTTCGCCCCGAATCGATCTCCGAGGTCGACGAGGCCACGCGGGACCGCTGGGTCGCTGAGACCGCCCAGCGGACGATCGACCGCATCCAGCGGTTCACCGAAGCCGACCCCGACGACCCAGGGACCGACGAGTACGTCGCGATGGCCCACGAGGAGTACGGCGACGACGTCGAGCCGTACCGCCAGTCCGTCGTCGGTGCCCTAGAGAGCATGCAGGACGAGCAGGCCGAGGCCAGCGCCGACTGA
- a CDS encoding VOC family protein yields MDATAHHYAVTVADLEGAVEFYRDVLELDVVSRFSVSGDAFATGVGVDGASAEFVHLDAGSTRVELVSYDPEGDERPEPQLNEPGATHLGLEVDDLASVYEGLPDGVETLSEPQTTESGTTILFVVDPDGNLVELLEP; encoded by the coding sequence ATGGACGCGACAGCACACCACTACGCCGTCACCGTCGCCGATCTCGAAGGAGCCGTGGAGTTCTACCGGGACGTACTTGAACTGGATGTCGTCTCCCGGTTCTCCGTGAGCGGCGACGCCTTCGCGACCGGCGTGGGCGTCGACGGTGCCAGCGCCGAGTTCGTCCATCTGGACGCCGGGAGCACACGGGTGGAACTGGTCAGCTACGATCCCGAGGGCGACGAACGCCCCGAGCCACAGCTCAACGAGCCGGGCGCGACACACCTCGGACTGGAAGTCGACGATCTCGCTTCAGTCTACGAGGGGCTACCCGACGGTGTGGAGACGCTGAGCGAGCCACAGACGACCGAAAGCGGGACGACGATCCTCTTCGTCGTCGATCCCGACGGGAACCTCGTGGAGCTACTGGAACCCTGA
- a CDS encoding CopG family transcriptional regulator has protein sequence MGNKNKTISFRVSEDKFETLREIAEERDISLSAVFRDYVDTLVAHDGQVKVAPEHELEEAAEESSTESFPPKVEVPKSFVREHERLELEAEHLREQLEEHKRYVTKLRQQLDQMDQDEVIHLEDLDEDEEDDASYRIGSFEDL, from the coding sequence ATGGGCAACAAAAACAAGACGATCTCCTTCCGCGTGAGCGAGGACAAGTTCGAGACGCTCCGCGAGATCGCCGAGGAGCGCGATATCTCGCTTTCCGCGGTGTTCCGGGACTACGTCGACACGCTGGTCGCCCACGACGGCCAGGTGAAAGTCGCCCCCGAGCACGAACTCGAAGAGGCCGCCGAGGAGTCCAGTACGGAGAGCTTCCCGCCGAAAGTCGAGGTTCCGAAGAGCTTCGTCCGGGAACACGAACGACTCGAACTCGAAGCCGAACACCTCCGCGAGCAACTGGAAGAGCACAAACGCTACGTCACGAAGCTCCGCCAGCAACTCGACCAGATGGACCAGGACGAGGTCATCCACCTCGAAGACCTCGACGAAGACGAAGAGGACGACGCGTCCTACCGGATCGGAAGCTTCGAGGACCTATAA
- a CDS encoding DUF5814 domain-containing protein translates to MAITDKIYVKNHQQLASQLETSFPKGAFSGATLDILFQGEGLAKLDDATRDRVLEFAEDFMDCECQAAPHCGCPERKFVAYLLELREQGMGPDAIVDVMTDDYMLYAYPGDVLSFLDDSVRTLEAVETLADVDGEEEVAAETRKRRQRLL, encoded by the coding sequence GTGGCTATCACCGATAAGATCTACGTCAAGAACCACCAGCAGCTCGCCTCCCAACTGGAGACGAGCTTCCCGAAAGGGGCGTTCAGCGGTGCAACGCTGGACATCCTCTTCCAGGGGGAGGGGCTGGCCAAACTCGACGACGCCACCCGTGATCGGGTGCTGGAGTTCGCCGAGGACTTCATGGACTGTGAGTGCCAGGCTGCACCCCACTGTGGTTGCCCGGAGCGGAAGTTCGTCGCGTACCTACTGGAGTTGCGTGAACAGGGGATGGGTCCCGACGCCATCGTCGACGTGATGACAGACGACTACATGCTGTATGCCTATCCCGGCGACGTGCTCTCGTTTCTGGACGACTCGGTCAGGACCTTAGAGGCAGTCGAGACGCTGGCCGACGTCGACGGCGAAGAAGAGGTCGCAGCAGAGACGCGCAAGCGGCGCCAGCGGCTGTTATAG
- a CDS encoding HNH endonuclease: protein MERYPSQVQGEVTLCSRDCHSEWLSDGFTGDGHPNWRGGGIDDYGPGWNAVRERALDRDGNACVVCGDDADDIGRNPDVHHVVPVRLFAASPVLAVRDAHTLDNVVSLCPACHRRAEFGQFSRAELRWRAGIAFRQPRAASACGPADFDGQGSSRAVPRSPAPGA from the coding sequence GTGGAACGCTACCCAAGCCAGGTTCAAGGCGAAGTCACCCTCTGTAGCCGTGACTGCCACAGCGAGTGGCTCTCGGACGGGTTCACCGGCGATGGACACCCGAACTGGCGGGGCGGTGGCATCGACGACTACGGGCCGGGCTGGAACGCTGTCCGTGAGCGGGCGCTCGACCGGGACGGGAACGCCTGTGTCGTCTGTGGTGACGACGCGGACGACATCGGTCGGAACCCCGACGTCCACCACGTCGTCCCGGTCCGGTTGTTCGCCGCGTCGCCGGTGCTGGCGGTTCGGGACGCGCACACGCTCGACAACGTGGTCTCGCTGTGTCCGGCCTGCCACCGGCGAGCGGAGTTCGGACAGTTCTCGCGAGCGGAGTTGCGCTGGCGGGCTGGTATCGCTTTCCGGCAGCCGAGAGCGGCCAGCGCCTGCGGGCCTGCCGACTTCGACGGTCAGGGTTCAAGCCGTGCCGTTCCACGGTCGCCCGCGCCTGGCGCGTAG
- a CDS encoding CBS domain-containing protein, with amino-acid sequence MRRFRIGSAFGIPIQLDLTFLLVLPLFAWIIGTQIGETTELLNDVLGAGLEPSVLTVGSLVWVLGVAAAVGLFTGVVLHELGHSLVAMRYGFPIDSITLWLFGGIAQLTEMPDDWKQELAIAVAGPVVSVLLGVLSYAAFAVLPATELTLLQSARFVLAYLAVMNLALAAFNMLPGFPMDGGRVLRALLARNRSYARATEIAAEVGKVFAIFLGLFGLFVLGNIFLAGLAFFIYIGAAGEARQTAMAAAFEGVTVGDVMTPADRVTTVGPDQSVRELIQTMFAERHTGYPVERDGEVVGLVALEDARAVREVERDAYTVGDVMTTDLVTVTPETDVMDALTHLQDNSVGRLLVIDEDGGFEGLLTRSDIMTALSIIKSSGDYAPGAGDRGTARLEP; translated from the coding sequence ATGCGCCGGTTCCGTATCGGCAGCGCGTTCGGTATCCCGATCCAGCTCGATCTGACCTTCCTGTTGGTCCTGCCGCTGTTCGCCTGGATCATCGGGACACAGATCGGCGAGACTACCGAGCTACTGAACGACGTGCTCGGTGCCGGACTGGAGCCGTCGGTGCTCACCGTCGGTTCGCTGGTCTGGGTGCTGGGCGTCGCTGCCGCCGTCGGACTGTTCACGGGTGTCGTGTTACACGAACTGGGTCACTCGCTGGTCGCGATGCGGTACGGTTTTCCGATCGACTCGATCACCCTCTGGCTCTTCGGCGGGATCGCACAGCTCACCGAGATGCCCGACGACTGGAAACAGGAACTGGCTATCGCCGTCGCCGGCCCGGTCGTCAGTGTCCTCCTCGGTGTCCTCTCGTACGCCGCGTTCGCAGTCCTGCCGGCGACCGAGTTGACGCTGCTGCAGTCGGCCAGGTTCGTGCTGGCGTATCTCGCGGTGATGAACCTCGCGCTGGCCGCGTTCAACATGCTCCCGGGGTTCCCGATGGACGGCGGCCGCGTCCTCCGGGCGCTGCTCGCACGGAACCGGAGCTACGCCCGGGCGACCGAGATCGCCGCCGAGGTGGGGAAGGTCTTCGCGATCTTCCTGGGGCTGTTCGGGCTGTTCGTCCTCGGGAACATCTTCCTGGCCGGTCTGGCCTTCTTCATCTACATCGGCGCGGCCGGCGAAGCCCGGCAGACCGCCATGGCGGCCGCCTTCGAAGGCGTCACCGTCGGCGACGTGATGACGCCCGCCGACCGCGTGACGACGGTCGGTCCGGACCAGTCTGTCCGGGAACTCATCCAGACGATGTTCGCCGAGCGCCACACCGGCTACCCGGTCGAACGCGACGGCGAGGTCGTCGGCCTGGTCGCACTGGAGGACGCCCGCGCCGTCCGGGAGGTCGAACGCGACGCCTACACCGTCGGCGACGTGATGACGACCGATCTCGTGACTGTCACGCCCGAGACCGACGTGATGGACGCGCTAACCCACCTCCAGGACAACTCTGTCGGTCGCCTCCTGGTCATCGACGAGGACGGCGGGTTCGAGGGACTGCTCACCCGTTCGGACATCATGACCGCGCTCTCGATCATCAAATCCAGCGGCGACTACGCGCCAGGCGCGGGCGACCGTGGAACGGCACGGCTTGAACCCTGA
- a CDS encoding DEAD/DEAH box helicase — MSQQAAQVDTLFLHERGEEYTVVAQRDGERLFHGVLEIKETDAGPRPRRLRIKDGTDEDLRSPDQFVELARRAARLRISEQTSRRAREQARRMFGAYQLEAKVVRTCRYCANAGRYSPITSETEIHTDGESICPDCAREELDRELAFEGTITGEARERLEELMLEVQDLDRISNLLSGNLDPDLTKFDEISATVDDVELVPTDSLSLHPGIQDHIESRFDTLLPVQSLAVEHGATDGRDQLIVSATATGKTLVGEMAGLDRVLNNKGKMLFLVPLVALANQKYESFRDRYGDMVDVSLRVGASRIADEGGRFDPGADVIVGTYEGIDHALRTGKDLGTIGTVVIDEVHTLGEDERGHRLDGLISRLKHYCERGTTEASRHRRAGDAREQGGAPASGDTQWIYLSATVGNPGQLAEKLRAQLIEFEERPVPIERHVTFADGREKIETEKKLVKRAFDTKSSKGYRGQTIVFTNSRRRCHEISRKLTYDSAPYHAGLDNKRRHRVEQQFADQELAAVVTTAALAAGVDFPASQVIFDSLAMGIEWLTVQEFSQMLGRAGRPDYHDKGTVYLLVEPDCTYHNSMEMTEDEVAFKLLKGEMEPVITRYDESAAVEETLANVTVAGKRAKALNDRMIGEVPTKHALGKLLEYEFIDGLSPTPLGRAVTRHFLAPDESFQLLDGIRKGEDPYEIVAGMELRDEH, encoded by the coding sequence GTGTCACAGCAGGCTGCACAGGTCGATACGCTGTTCCTCCACGAGCGCGGCGAAGAGTACACTGTCGTCGCCCAACGTGACGGGGAGCGGCTGTTCCACGGTGTCCTCGAAATCAAGGAGACCGATGCGGGGCCTCGTCCCCGCCGACTCCGGATCAAGGACGGCACCGACGAGGACCTGCGCTCGCCCGATCAGTTCGTCGAACTCGCCCGTCGGGCGGCGCGACTGCGTATCTCCGAGCAGACGTCGAGACGAGCGCGCGAGCAGGCCCGTCGGATGTTCGGTGCCTACCAACTGGAGGCGAAAGTCGTCCGGACGTGTCGGTACTGTGCCAACGCCGGCCGCTATTCCCCGATTACGAGCGAGACGGAGATCCACACCGACGGGGAGAGTATCTGTCCGGACTGCGCCCGCGAGGAGCTGGACAGGGAACTCGCCTTCGAGGGTACTATAACCGGCGAGGCACGCGAACGCCTCGAAGAACTCATGCTCGAGGTCCAGGACTTGGATCGAATCTCGAACCTGCTGTCGGGGAACCTCGACCCGGACCTCACGAAGTTCGACGAGATCTCCGCGACCGTCGACGACGTCGAGTTGGTCCCGACGGACTCGCTGTCGCTACACCCCGGTATTCAGGACCACATCGAATCGCGGTTCGACACGCTGTTGCCGGTCCAGAGCCTCGCCGTCGAACACGGGGCGACCGACGGACGGGACCAGCTCATCGTCTCGGCGACGGCGACCGGGAAGACGCTGGTCGGCGAGATGGCCGGCCTCGATCGCGTCCTCAACAACAAGGGGAAGATGTTGTTTCTGGTCCCACTGGTCGCGTTGGCGAACCAGAAATACGAGTCGTTCCGGGACCGCTACGGTGACATGGTCGACGTCTCGCTCCGGGTCGGAGCCAGCCGGATCGCGGACGAGGGGGGCCGCTTCGACCCCGGTGCCGATGTCATCGTCGGCACCTACGAGGGGATCGACCACGCCCTGCGGACCGGAAAGGACCTGGGGACGATCGGGACGGTCGTCATCGACGAGGTCCACACGCTCGGGGAAGACGAGCGGGGCCACCGGCTCGACGGGTTGATCTCGCGGCTGAAACACTACTGCGAGCGCGGGACGACGGAGGCGTCCCGGCACAGGCGAGCGGGCGACGCCCGCGAGCAGGGCGGTGCGCCGGCGTCGGGGGACACGCAGTGGATCTACCTCTCGGCGACGGTCGGCAACCCCGGCCAACTGGCCGAGAAACTCCGCGCACAACTCATCGAGTTCGAGGAGCGACCGGTACCGATCGAACGCCACGTCACCTTCGCCGACGGCCGGGAGAAGATCGAGACCGAGAAGAAACTCGTCAAGCGGGCCTTCGACACGAAATCGAGCAAGGGCTACCGGGGACAGACGATCGTCTTCACCAACTCCCGGCGGCGCTGTCACGAGATCTCCCGGAAGCTGACCTACGACTCGGCGCCCTACCACGCCGGGCTGGACAACAAGCGTCGCCATCGTGTCGAACAACAGTTCGCCGATCAGGAACTGGCGGCCGTGGTCACGACCGCTGCACTCGCCGCCGGGGTCGATTTCCCGGCCTCACAGGTCATCTTCGACTCGCTGGCGATGGGTATCGAGTGGCTCACCGTCCAGGAGTTCAGCCAGATGCTCGGGCGCGCGGGGCGGCCCGATTACCACGACAAGGGGACCGTCTACCTGCTCGTCGAACCGGACTGCACGTACCACAACAGTATGGAGATGACCGAGGACGAGGTGGCGTTCAAGCTCCTCAAAGGCGAGATGGAGCCGGTCATCACCCGCTACGACGAGAGCGCGGCCGTCGAGGAGACGCTGGCGAACGTCACGGTCGCGGGCAAGCGGGCGAAGGCGCTCAACGACCGGATGATCGGCGAGGTCCCGACCAAACACGCCCTGGGGAAGCTCCTGGAGTACGAGTTCATCGACGGGCTCTCGCCGACGCCGCTGGGCCGGGCGGTCACCCGGCACTTCCTGGCCCCCGACGAGTCGTTCCAGTTGCTCGACGGTATCCGGAAGGGCGAGGACCCCTACGAGATCGTCGCGGGCATGGAACTGCGCGACGAGCACTAG
- a CDS encoding SLC13 family permease has translation MAFVFALILVALVLFATEALPVDVTAISVMVALMLVEPVTTVAVDADLLAEPVYALHQPGDGESPLTAGLSGFASTATITVLAMFILSDGVQRTGIVQLLGAKIASLTGDSESRQLGATIGLVAPISGFINNTAAVAILLPMVTDIAHKGKISPSKLLLPLSYASMFGGMLTLIGTSTNILASQLSADLLDHPFGMFEFTQLGLIVSVVGTVYLLTVGRWLVPSRIEAREDLTEEFEMAEYLTEVVVREDSPIVGQTVQTALAETEFDVDIVQLVRGGRTFLEPLGPKTIRAGDVFAIRTDRDTLVDLLDAEGLDLIPEVEVDDAELESASERTNLVEVVIAPGSSLVGETFVSSNFRQRYDATVLALRRGRELFRQRMDRIRLKVGDTLLVQATSESIERLNVNNDFIVAQEIQRPDFRRSKIPVAVGIVAAVVGAAALTPVHIVVSALAGAVAMVLTGCLRPQELYDAVQWDVIFLLAGVIPLGIALQETGGADLLADLFVLFAPGFTPIVVLGLMYVVTAVLTNIISNNASVVLMIPVAVEAAQQLGAYPFAFVLAVTFAASTAFMTPVGYQTNLLVYGPGGYRFSDYLKVGAPLQAVFAVVTTLGIAYFWGLAPP, from the coding sequence ATGGCGTTCGTGTTCGCGTTGATCCTCGTGGCGCTCGTGTTGTTCGCCACCGAGGCGCTCCCGGTCGACGTGACCGCGATCAGCGTCATGGTCGCGCTGATGCTCGTCGAGCCGGTGACGACCGTCGCTGTCGATGCCGACCTGCTGGCCGAACCGGTGTACGCGCTCCACCAGCCCGGTGACGGCGAGTCGCCGCTGACTGCGGGGTTGTCGGGGTTTGCCTCGACGGCGACGATCACCGTCCTGGCGATGTTCATCCTCTCGGACGGCGTCCAGCGGACCGGTATCGTCCAGTTGTTGGGGGCGAAGATCGCTTCGCTGACCGGCGACAGCGAGTCCCGGCAACTGGGTGCGACGATCGGCCTGGTCGCGCCGATCTCCGGGTTCATCAACAACACCGCCGCCGTGGCGATCCTGCTGCCGATGGTTACCGACATCGCCCACAAGGGGAAGATCTCGCCCTCGAAACTGCTCCTCCCGCTGTCGTACGCCTCGATGTTCGGCGGGATGCTCACGCTGATCGGCACCTCGACGAACATCCTCGCCTCCCAGCTATCCGCTGATCTGCTCGATCACCCCTTCGGGATGTTCGAGTTCACGCAACTCGGGCTGATCGTCTCGGTCGTCGGCACCGTCTACCTGCTCACCGTCGGGCGCTGGCTCGTCCCGAGCCGGATCGAGGCCCGCGAGGATCTCACCGAAGAGTTCGAAATGGCGGAGTACCTCACGGAAGTCGTCGTCCGCGAGGATTCGCCGATCGTCGGCCAGACCGTCCAGACGGCCCTGGCCGAGACCGAGTTCGACGTCGATATCGTCCAACTCGTTCGCGGCGGCCGCACGTTCCTCGAACCGTTGGGTCCGAAGACGATCCGGGCTGGCGACGTCTTCGCGATCCGGACCGATCGGGACACGCTGGTCGACCTCCTCGACGCCGAGGGGCTGGATCTGATCCCCGAGGTCGAGGTCGACGACGCGGAACTGGAGAGCGCGAGCGAACGGACGAACCTCGTCGAGGTCGTCATCGCTCCGGGCTCGTCGCTGGTCGGGGAGACGTTCGTCTCCTCGAACTTCCGACAGCGCTACGACGCGACGGTGCTTGCGCTCCGGCGCGGGCGCGAACTGTTCCGCCAGCGGATGGATCGGATCAGGCTGAAAGTCGGTGACACGCTCCTGGTGCAGGCCACCTCCGAGAGCATCGAGCGACTCAACGTCAACAACGACTTCATCGTCGCCCAGGAGATCCAACGGCCGGACTTCCGGCGCTCGAAGATCCCGGTAGCCGTCGGCATCGTCGCGGCGGTCGTCGGGGCCGCGGCGCTCACCCCAGTTCACATCGTCGTCTCGGCGCTCGCCGGCGCCGTCGCAATGGTCCTGACCGGCTGTCTCCGCCCCCAGGAACTGTACGACGCCGTCCAGTGGGACGTGATCTTCCTGCTTGCGGGCGTGATCCCGCTCGGGATCGCGCTCCAGGAGACCGGCGGCGCCGACCTGCTCGCGGACCTGTTCGTGCTGTTCGCTCCGGGGTTTACACCGATCGTCGTCCTCGGGTTGATGTACGTCGTCACGGCGGTCCTGACGAACATCATCTCGAACAACGCCTCGGTCGTCTTGATGATCCCCGTCGCCGTCGAGGCCGCCCAGCAACTGGGTGCCTACCCCTTCGCGTTCGTCCTGGCGGTCACGTTCGCGGCGTCGACGGCGTTCATGACGCCCGTGGGGTACCAGACGAACCTGTTGGTGTACGGGCCGGGTGGCTATCGGTTCAGTGACTATCTGAAAGTCGGCGCGCCGCTGCAAGCGGTGTTTGCCGTCGTGACGACCCTGGGGATCGCGTACTTCTGGGGTCTCGCGCCGCCGTAG
- a CDS encoding AAA family ATPase produces the protein MDSPALIAFCGLPGVGKSTASGYAARQCGAPRYRSDEVRKSLFDDPSYTDAEIERTYEELLSRARRELEQGESVVVDATFNSVRYREMAAETAREAGAELLFVRVTCSPEVVRERIERREGTVSDADFAVYEQHRAAFDPFERDHVVVDNSGSVEATRDRVEEAVVRPVCRTTQQ, from the coding sequence GTGGACAGCCCAGCACTCATCGCCTTCTGTGGTCTCCCGGGCGTCGGGAAGTCGACGGCCTCCGGGTACGCCGCCCGGCAGTGCGGGGCACCGCGATACCGCAGCGACGAGGTGCGAAAGTCGCTGTTCGACGACCCCTCCTACACCGACGCCGAGATCGAACGGACCTACGAGGAACTGCTCTCGCGTGCCCGGAGGGAGTTGGAACAGGGAGAGTCCGTCGTCGTCGACGCGACGTTTAATTCGGTACGCTACCGGGAGATGGCCGCCGAGACGGCACGCGAAGCCGGGGCCGAGTTGCTGTTCGTCCGGGTGACCTGTTCCCCGGAGGTCGTCAGAGAGCGGATCGAGCGCCGCGAGGGAACCGTCAGCGACGCCGATTTCGCGGTCTACGAACAACACCGGGCCGCGTTCGACCCGTTCGAACGTGACCACGTCGTCGTCGACAACTCCGGCTCGGTCGAGGCGACACGCGACCGGGTCGAGGAAGCGGTCGTTCGGCCCGTCTGTCGGACGACCCAGCAGTGA